From Electrophorus electricus isolate fEleEle1 chromosome 8, fEleEle1.pri, whole genome shotgun sequence, the proteins below share one genomic window:
- the c8h6orf136 gene encoding uncharacterized protein C6orf136 homolog: protein MAVCRRGVSFWVGCIRSQCSRQPIKKQSWCEWQKLDSQLSGTYRVLSSASWALAPPNSLNYQSSKKLSLFHPFHHACQPHRVQSLDEWEETLSLCVLFKPREKDEQYTLIKVPLFGQVSLNELQGLGTNSPTDLFFPLTTVDGRRDDDISVTGKIRNGRRPQWEQREQVSFRSLFETEGCPAPFTLGSHFFCFHCPGMEPLLEVAGRLRIEHEGQARYPLSPVSLCSHGELGSVEKGFSEKDKENEEKLAIIYERLRIELPSFFVKNHDYSMYCNDLEFINGLLNTRTRGRVAYQLILSLWRLLCLCYYAEVRMEVLKLTKHPEDGSIKARWRVKGLPFYSLLLRFYKKDKTQFHRTYDAFSTFYVGSDGLIHCHKVEKVMQAQPPVLPKVTSLLAGALVALGVQEPRPALNLLPPLLSAIRQSRE from the exons ATGGCTGTGTGCAGAAGGGGTGTCTCATTTTGGGTGGGTTGCATCAGGAGCCAGTGTAGCAGGCAGCCAATAAAGAAACAGAGCTGGTGTGAATGGCAG AAACTTGACTCACAGTTGAGTGGCACCTACAGAGTCCTTAGTAGTGCATCATGGGCTTTGGCTCCCCCAAATAGCCTGAATTACCAATCTTCCAAGAAGTTGTCCCTTTTTCACCCATTCCACCATGCCTGCCAGCCGCATAGAGTGCAAAGTCTAGATGAGTGGGAGGAGACCCTTAGCCTGTGCGTTCTGTTTAAACCCAGGGAGAAAGATGAGCAGTACACACTGATTAAGGTACCCCTGTTTGGACAAGTCAGCCTGAATGAGCTCCAAGGTTTGGGAACCAACAGTCCTActgatttgttttttcctttaacCACTGTTGACGGGAGGAGAGATGATGACATTAGTGTTACTGGAAAAATAAGGAATGGAAGAAGGCCTCAgtgggagcagagggagcaggtCTCATTCCGGAGTTTGTTTGAAACTGAAGGATGTCCAGCTCCCTTCACTCTGGGCTCTCATTTCTTTTGCTTTCACTGCCCCGGGATGGAGCCCTTGTTGGAGGTTGCTGGCAGGCTGAGGATTGAACATGAAGGACAGGCTCGCTACCCACTTTCCCCTGTCTCACTCTGCAGTCATGGGGAGCTGGGGAGTGTGGAGAAAGGTTTCAGtgagaaagacaaggagaatgaggagaaaCTTGCTATCATATATGAGAGACTTAGGATTGAG CTCCCCAGCTTTTTTGTGAAGAATCATGACTACTCCATGTATTGCAATGATTTGGAGTTTATCAATGGTCTTCTCAACACCAGGACTAG AGGTCGTGTAGCATACCAACTGATTCTGTCGCTATGGAGattgctgtgtctgtgttactATGCGGAGGTACGGATGGAGGTGCTGAAGTTAACTAAGCACCCAGAGGACGGCTCCATCAAAGCAAGGTGGAGGGTCAAGGGCTTGCCCTTCTACTCTCTACTGCTCCGCTTCTACAAGAAGGACAAGACACAGTTTCATAG GACATATGATGCATTCTCTACCTTCTATGTCGGCTCTGATGGACTCATACACTGTCATAAAGTTGAAAAG GTGATGCAGGCCCAGCCTCCTGTGCTGCCAAAAGTGACATCCCTGCTGGCGGGAGCCCTAGTGGCTCTGGGTGTTCAGGAGCCCAGGCCTGCCCTCAACCTGCTGCCGCCGCTCCTCTCCGCCATCAGACAGAGCCGAGAGTAA
- the abcf1 gene encoding ATP-binding cassette sub-family F member 1 isoform X2, whose protein sequence is MPKKSKDVAQWEGDDEPQADKPVKKGKKDKKAKKSFFDELASENKQEETAVKETQGKQPQKKKKDRRKVRGGEGDEEDEVVMQRLKKLSVQPSDEEEEAEAPVKAGVRNKGGNIFAALSQGQSDDEEEDAEGNDHDDDDDDEKPKNKRNSKVERVSKGQKKDETKKPKDTSEDEHIEGVEKKDEDEKKGVKKNKQTGNKASKEDVEEKEVPSQKTSKKEQPKSAEDTLAAEQGKEKEDDPFANLSKKEKKKMKKMMDYERQVASVRAQTAAEEDFSVSQAEMSSRQAMLENASDIKLERFSISAHGKELFVNADLLIVAGRRYGLVGPNGKGKTTLLKHISNRALSIPPNIDVLLCEQEVTADDTPAVQAVLKADTRRLKLLEEEKRLQSLLDKGEDGASERLQKVYEELRAIGAAAAEAKARRILAGLSFTPEMQNRPTKKFSGGWRMRVSLARALFMEPTLLMLDEPTNHLDLNAVIWLNNYLQSWKKTLLIVSHDQSFLDDVCTDIIHLDNQKLYYYRGNYLTFKKMYVQKQKELLKQYEKQEKKLKELKAGGRSTKQAEKQTKEALTRKQQKSRKKGQEEESHEAPELLKRPKEYTVKFTFPDPPPLSPPILGLHSVDFSYDGQKPLFKRVDFGIDMESRICIVGPNGVGKSTLLLLLTGKLTPTKGEMRKNHRLKIGFFNQQYADQLNMEESPTEYLQRNFNLPYQDSRKCLGRFGLESHAHTIQISKLSGGQKARVVFAELSCRQPDVLILDEPTNNLDIESIDALSEAINEYKGAVIIVSHDARLITETQCQMWVVEDQTINQIDGDFEDYKREVLEALGETLVSKPKE, encoded by the exons ATGCCAAAGAAATCTAAGGACGTGGCACAGTGGGAGGGTGATGATGAACCACAAGCAG ACAAACCggtgaaaaaaggaaagaaagacaagaaagcGAAGAAAAGC TTTTTTGACGAGCTGGCTTCAGAGAATAAACAAGAGGAGACAGCAGTGAAGGAGACACAAGGAAAGCAG cctcaaaagaaaaaaaaagatcggAGGAAAGTAAGAGGTGGAGAAGgggatgaggaagatgaagtcGTCATGCAGCGACTTAAGAAGCTATCTGTGCAGCCTagtgatgaggaagaagaggctgAAG CTCCTGTCAAAGCTGGAGTAAGAAACAAG GGTGGCAATATATTTGCTGCACTTAGTCAGGGTCAGagtgatgatgaggaagaggatgcagAGGGTAATgaccatgatgatgatgatgatgatgaaaaacCAAAGAATAAGAGAAACTCTAAG GTTGAGAGAGTTTCCAAAGGACAGAAAAAAGATGAGACTAAAAAACCTAAG GATACTTCTGAGGATGAACACATTGAAGgtgttgagaaaaaagatgAGGATGAGAAGAAAGGggtgaaaaagaacaaacagacAGGCAACAAAGCATCGAAG GAGGACGTTGAAGAGAAAGAGGTACCGTctcaaaaaacaagcaagaaagAACAGCCAAAG AGTGCAGAAGATACTCTTGCGGCAGAACAAGGCAAAGAAAAGGAAGATGACCCCTTTGCCAACCTGAgtaaaaaagagaagaagaagatgaagaaaatg ATGGACTATGAGCGTCAGGTGGCTAGTGTCCGTGCTCAGACTGCTGCAGAAGAAGacttttctgtctctcaggcTGAGATGTCCTCAAGGCAGGCCATGCTGGAGAATGCCTCTGACATTAAG CTGGAGAGATTCAGCATCTCTGCTCATGGGAAGGAGCTGTTTGTCAATGCTGATCTTCTGATTGTAGCAGGGCGGCGATATGGTCTGGTTGGACCAAATGG GAAAGGGAAAACCACTTTACTGAAGCACATTTCCAACAGGGCTCTCAGCATTCCCCCTAATATTGACGTGTTGCTCTGTGAACAAG AGGTGACAGCTGACGACACCCCAGCCGTGCAGGCTGTGCTTAAGGCTGACACCAGACGCCTGAAGCTACTTGAGGAGGAGAAGCGCCTGCAGAGTTTGCTGGACAAAGGCGAGGATGGCGCCTCTGAGAGGCTACAGAAG GTGTATGAAGAGCTGAGGGCAATTGGAGCTGCTGCAGCAGAGGCCAAGGCTCGTAGGATCCTAGCTGGCTTGTCCTTCACACCAGAGATGCAGAACAGACCCACTAAGAAGTTTTCTGGTGGCTGGAGGATGAGAGTGTCACTAGCCAG AGCTCTCTTCATGGAACCCACTCTGTTGATGCTGGATGAGCCAACAAATCACCTGGACCTTAATGCTGTCATCTGGCTCAACAA CTACCTGCAAAGTTGGAAGAAGACCCTTCTGATTGTGTCCCATGACCAGAGTTTCTTAGATGATGTTTGTACAGATATTATTCACTTGGATAACCAAAAACTCTACTACTACAGGGGCAACTACT tgacATTTAAGAAGATGTATgtgcagaaacagaaggagCTCCTGAAACAGTATGAGAAGCAAGAGAAAAAACTCAAAGAGCTGAAAGCTGGGGGAAGATCTACTAAACAAGCT gAGAAACAGACAAAGGAGGCCCTGACGAGGAAGCAGCAGAAGAGCAGGAAGAaaggacaggaagaggagagtcATGAAGCCCCCGAGCTTCTGAAGAGACCCAAAGAATACACAGTGAAGTTCACGTTCCCTGACCCACCTCCCCTGTCGCCACCTATTCTTGGCCTGCATA gtGTGGACTTCAGCTATGATGGTCAGAAACCTCTGTTCAAAAGGGTGGACTTTGGAATTGACATGGAGTCTCGAA TTTGTATTGTTGGGCCAAATGGTGTTGGAAAGAGTacactcctcctgctcctgacAGGGAAATTAACTCCT ACTAAAGGTGAGATGAGAAAGAATCACCGCTTG AAAATAGGGTTCTTCAACCAGCAGTATGCAGATCAGCTGAACATGGAAGAGTCTCCCACTGAGTATCTGCAAAGGAACTTCAACCTGCCCTATCAGGACAGCAGGAAGTGCCTGGGCCGCTTTGGTCTGGAgagccatgcacacacaatccagATTTCCAAACTCTCTG GTGGCCAGAAAGCAAGAGTGGTATTTGCCGAACTGTCCTGTCGGCAACCTGACGTCTTAATATTG GACGAGCCCACCAATAATCTGGACATTGAGTCAATTGATGCCTTATCTGAAGCCATTAATGAATACAAAGGAG CTGTGATCATCGTCAGCCATGATGCCAGACTAATCACTGAGACCCAGTGTCAGATGTGGGTGGTGGAAGATCAAACAATTAACCAGATTGATGGAGACTTCGAAGACTATAAGCGAGAAGTGCTTGAAGCTCTTGGAGAAACGTTGGTTAGCAAGCCCAAAGAGTGA
- the abcf1 gene encoding ATP-binding cassette sub-family F member 1 isoform X1, producing MPKKSKDVAQWEGDDEPQADKPVKKGKKDKKAKKSFFDELASENKQEETAVKETQGKQPQKKKKDRRKVRGGEGDEEDEVVMQRLKKLSVQPSDEEEEAEAPVKAGVRNKGGNIFAALSQGQSDDEEEDAEGNDHDDDDDDEKPKNKRNSKVERVSKGQKKDETKKPKDTSEDEHIEGVEKKDEDEKKGVKKNKQTGNKASKEDVEEKEVPSQKTSKKEQPKKGKPAHPPSDEEEEEGKSDDGTMRSAEDTLAAEQGKEKEDDPFANLSKKEKKKMKKMMDYERQVASVRAQTAAEEDFSVSQAEMSSRQAMLENASDIKLERFSISAHGKELFVNADLLIVAGRRYGLVGPNGKGKTTLLKHISNRALSIPPNIDVLLCEQEVTADDTPAVQAVLKADTRRLKLLEEEKRLQSLLDKGEDGASERLQKVYEELRAIGAAAAEAKARRILAGLSFTPEMQNRPTKKFSGGWRMRVSLARALFMEPTLLMLDEPTNHLDLNAVIWLNNYLQSWKKTLLIVSHDQSFLDDVCTDIIHLDNQKLYYYRGNYLTFKKMYVQKQKELLKQYEKQEKKLKELKAGGRSTKQAEKQTKEALTRKQQKSRKKGQEEESHEAPELLKRPKEYTVKFTFPDPPPLSPPILGLHSVDFSYDGQKPLFKRVDFGIDMESRICIVGPNGVGKSTLLLLLTGKLTPTKGEMRKNHRLKIGFFNQQYADQLNMEESPTEYLQRNFNLPYQDSRKCLGRFGLESHAHTIQISKLSGGQKARVVFAELSCRQPDVLILDEPTNNLDIESIDALSEAINEYKGAVIIVSHDARLITETQCQMWVVEDQTINQIDGDFEDYKREVLEALGETLVSKPKE from the exons ATGCCAAAGAAATCTAAGGACGTGGCACAGTGGGAGGGTGATGATGAACCACAAGCAG ACAAACCggtgaaaaaaggaaagaaagacaagaaagcGAAGAAAAGC TTTTTTGACGAGCTGGCTTCAGAGAATAAACAAGAGGAGACAGCAGTGAAGGAGACACAAGGAAAGCAG cctcaaaagaaaaaaaaagatcggAGGAAAGTAAGAGGTGGAGAAGgggatgaggaagatgaagtcGTCATGCAGCGACTTAAGAAGCTATCTGTGCAGCCTagtgatgaggaagaagaggctgAAG CTCCTGTCAAAGCTGGAGTAAGAAACAAG GGTGGCAATATATTTGCTGCACTTAGTCAGGGTCAGagtgatgatgaggaagaggatgcagAGGGTAATgaccatgatgatgatgatgatgatgaaaaacCAAAGAATAAGAGAAACTCTAAG GTTGAGAGAGTTTCCAAAGGACAGAAAAAAGATGAGACTAAAAAACCTAAG GATACTTCTGAGGATGAACACATTGAAGgtgttgagaaaaaagatgAGGATGAGAAGAAAGGggtgaaaaagaacaaacagacAGGCAACAAAGCATCGAAG GAGGACGTTGAAGAGAAAGAGGTACCGTctcaaaaaacaagcaagaaagAACAGCCAAAG AAAGGCAAGCCTGCTCATCCTCCTagtgatgaggaagaggaggaagggaaGAGCGATGATGGCACAATGAGG AGTGCAGAAGATACTCTTGCGGCAGAACAAGGCAAAGAAAAGGAAGATGACCCCTTTGCCAACCTGAgtaaaaaagagaagaagaagatgaagaaaatg ATGGACTATGAGCGTCAGGTGGCTAGTGTCCGTGCTCAGACTGCTGCAGAAGAAGacttttctgtctctcaggcTGAGATGTCCTCAAGGCAGGCCATGCTGGAGAATGCCTCTGACATTAAG CTGGAGAGATTCAGCATCTCTGCTCATGGGAAGGAGCTGTTTGTCAATGCTGATCTTCTGATTGTAGCAGGGCGGCGATATGGTCTGGTTGGACCAAATGG GAAAGGGAAAACCACTTTACTGAAGCACATTTCCAACAGGGCTCTCAGCATTCCCCCTAATATTGACGTGTTGCTCTGTGAACAAG AGGTGACAGCTGACGACACCCCAGCCGTGCAGGCTGTGCTTAAGGCTGACACCAGACGCCTGAAGCTACTTGAGGAGGAGAAGCGCCTGCAGAGTTTGCTGGACAAAGGCGAGGATGGCGCCTCTGAGAGGCTACAGAAG GTGTATGAAGAGCTGAGGGCAATTGGAGCTGCTGCAGCAGAGGCCAAGGCTCGTAGGATCCTAGCTGGCTTGTCCTTCACACCAGAGATGCAGAACAGACCCACTAAGAAGTTTTCTGGTGGCTGGAGGATGAGAGTGTCACTAGCCAG AGCTCTCTTCATGGAACCCACTCTGTTGATGCTGGATGAGCCAACAAATCACCTGGACCTTAATGCTGTCATCTGGCTCAACAA CTACCTGCAAAGTTGGAAGAAGACCCTTCTGATTGTGTCCCATGACCAGAGTTTCTTAGATGATGTTTGTACAGATATTATTCACTTGGATAACCAAAAACTCTACTACTACAGGGGCAACTACT tgacATTTAAGAAGATGTATgtgcagaaacagaaggagCTCCTGAAACAGTATGAGAAGCAAGAGAAAAAACTCAAAGAGCTGAAAGCTGGGGGAAGATCTACTAAACAAGCT gAGAAACAGACAAAGGAGGCCCTGACGAGGAAGCAGCAGAAGAGCAGGAAGAaaggacaggaagaggagagtcATGAAGCCCCCGAGCTTCTGAAGAGACCCAAAGAATACACAGTGAAGTTCACGTTCCCTGACCCACCTCCCCTGTCGCCACCTATTCTTGGCCTGCATA gtGTGGACTTCAGCTATGATGGTCAGAAACCTCTGTTCAAAAGGGTGGACTTTGGAATTGACATGGAGTCTCGAA TTTGTATTGTTGGGCCAAATGGTGTTGGAAAGAGTacactcctcctgctcctgacAGGGAAATTAACTCCT ACTAAAGGTGAGATGAGAAAGAATCACCGCTTG AAAATAGGGTTCTTCAACCAGCAGTATGCAGATCAGCTGAACATGGAAGAGTCTCCCACTGAGTATCTGCAAAGGAACTTCAACCTGCCCTATCAGGACAGCAGGAAGTGCCTGGGCCGCTTTGGTCTGGAgagccatgcacacacaatccagATTTCCAAACTCTCTG GTGGCCAGAAAGCAAGAGTGGTATTTGCCGAACTGTCCTGTCGGCAACCTGACGTCTTAATATTG GACGAGCCCACCAATAATCTGGACATTGAGTCAATTGATGCCTTATCTGAAGCCATTAATGAATACAAAGGAG CTGTGATCATCGTCAGCCATGATGCCAGACTAATCACTGAGACCCAGTGTCAGATGTGGGTGGTGGAAGATCAAACAATTAACCAGATTGATGGAGACTTCGAAGACTATAAGCGAGAAGTGCTTGAAGCTCTTGGAGAAACGTTGGTTAGCAAGCCCAAAGAGTGA
- the mrps18b gene encoding 28S ribosomal protein S18b, mitochondrial, whose amino-acid sequence MATSTQNIVRAAYRIFPVVFQRTRQAQKIRIPFIAPAVRHFFCSANLKSDGIDGPELESIEALSRYIDRPWEYLESEEYAERYGLKAVWADYRRNHKGGIPPQKTRKTCIRKNKRCGNPCPICRDTNIIIHYQNVNLLQQFVSPYTGLVYDSTRTGVCRKQQKLLNKAVETARAHGLLPSQLPFVDYSGADYSNSHGAVGRTPPPATYTVGEPWYSWYGNIEPNEQELARVKKIYKAYLK is encoded by the exons ATGGCAACCTCCACACAAAACATCGTGAGAGCTGCTTATCGCATCTTTCCCGTTGTTTTTCAACGAACTCGCCAAGCCcag aaaataaggATACCGTTTATTGCTCCTGCCGTACGACACTTTTTCTGTTCTGCTAATTTGAAATCTGATGGAATCGATGGCCCTGAACTTGAATCCATAGAGGCGCTGTCGCGTTACATAGACAGACCATGGGAGTACTTGGAAAGCGAAG agtatGCCGAGCGGTATGGATTAAAAGCTGTGTGGGCTGACTACAGACGGAACCACAAAGGTGGAATACCTCCTCAGAAGACAAGGAAGACTTGTATC aggaaaaataaaagatgTGGGAACCCTTGTCCAATCTGCCGTGATACAAACATCATCATCCATTACCAG AATGTGAACCTGTTGCAGCAGTTTGTAAGTCCTTACACAGGACTTGTATATGATTCTACTAGGACTG GAGTGTGCAGGAAACAGCAGAAACTACTTAACAAGGCAGTTGAAACTGCAAGAGCTCATG GCTTGCTTCCCTCCCAGTTACCTTTTGTGGACTACTCTGGAGCGGACTATTCAAATTCCCATGGAGCAGTCGGCCGTACACCTCCCCCAGCTACTTACACCGTGGGTGAACCTTGGTATTCGTGGTATGGCAACATAGAACCAAATGAACAAGAACTGGCTAGAGTGAAGAAGATCTATAAAGCTTACCTAAAGTAG